The window TCGCAGGTTTTAATGCTGACATCTCTTCCATCGCCCAATTCAACAATTCGGCGTTACGACTTCGGGTCGATTCCTCAATAGATTTCGAACCTTGTTTCAGTCCAACCAGTAAGACGAAAGTTAAAATAACCATGACCATGTCCATTACACCGGAGACACCACTCCAATCAAACTCATGGAGCTTTACTGTCACTTCTTTTGAAATGTCTATTGCTGATGAAATTGTTAGAAATAAAGACGCAACAAACACCGATAGTAAGACAATGTTTAATATTATTTTTCTCATAACCTTCGTCCAAAAATTTTGTATATCAAATCAATACTGAGCTAAATAGTAACCTAAGTAATTACCAACATTAAGTAACTCTTTTAACCAGTCAAAAACCGCACGTATATGATGTCAGAATGGTGAGCTATACTTGTAAGAGAGCATGGTTTGCTCCGATAAGTACTATTGGTTAGAAGAGTTATAGTCACTTTAAGTGACTGACATCGCGCTCACCTCGCCTCAACCATCGTGTCGAAACACTAAAGTGACTCGAACGAGAAATGCCAAGTGTTTAGCATCACTCTTAAATGCAGATATGGATAATAAGCACTTAATAATTGCTTTCTATTGAGGCCTATCTTCTGGGTTATCACGATACCAAGCTTCCAGCAGTTCCCGACCATAGATGACTTCAGTCTGCATATGCATGTAAAGAAGGAATGCAGCCAATAGAAAACTAACGCCGTTCAACCACCTTAATGCCTGTTTACGCTCTGCATCATAGAAAAACATACTGATACCAACAAGCAAGAACGGATAATAACCGATAAGAAGTAACAACCAGCCTAGGTAACTTGATATTGCCATATCTGTCATTTCCGCCCCCTAAGAGCCATTAGAAAACTCAGTGTATATTAGAGTAACTATTCAGCTATTCTGAGTTCAGACAATCGAGTTTCGAGTCACTTCAAATTGGGGTTGATGCTGGGAGGTTAAGCGTGAGTAACGCTACCACCTCACCATAACCATTACACCGCAAGCACAAAACTCGACCGAAGCTAAAAATGCCGAGCGTTGTGAATTAGTCTTAAGCTAATAAAAACTAAGTGCTACTCTCCACTTTCAAAGTGGGCAAATACTTCTGCGCCAGTCATATTTTGTGTTTCATTTTTAAATTCGTAGTATTCGGGCTTTTCATCGATAAATATCTGATGAGTTAATTTGTAGTCACCCCCAGACATCAATAAACCGACAGGAAGGTGATACTGATTATTTGGCACCAAAAAGTAAAACAAGTGAGTACCACATTTACCGCAGAACCCCCTCTCAGCCCAATCGGACGACTTATACCTCACTACATTTGATTCACCTGATATTTTAACGGAATCAGCGCAATCAATGACTAACATCGGACCGCCAGACCAATTTCGACACATATTACAATGACAAGCACCCAGTTCATTACTGGCGTACTCTACTTCTAACTCAACCGAGCCACATAGGCACTTCCCTTTACCTTTCATGAATCCTCCAACCTTTGCAATGTGTGTAAATGAATAGCAGATAACGCTTTTTATACCGATGACTTAATAAGAAAGGTTATTTTCTATTTCCCTTCTTCGACAGATACGCGGCATACTTTTTAGAGATCCATTTATGAATATGAAGCCCTGTTTTACGAAAAAGATACCAATCTATAGCAGCCAGAATCACCAAACCGATTACAGTTCCCATAACAAAACCTCCATGCTCATTGAAATGTCACTCTAGCAAATAGTAAAGAAAATCACCGTGAGCCTAAACATACTATCAATGCAAGTTGGGTGAATTAGCGCGGCCTAATGTTTTCGGCCACACGCCACAACACACCACTTGGGTCGGTGATACAAAACTCAAGCATTCCCCAAGGCTGTTCAACAACCTCGGAAACGGTAACTTCAAATTCCGACACTACATTAGAGTTTTGGATGTGTTGATACCAACTTTTTACGTCTTCAACCAGCAAGTGCATCATGTAATTGCGACAGTGCGCAGGTTCGTAAAAGTTTTGCAGAAGGAACGCACAACTGCCGTGTCTTAGATACGCGATATCGTGAAATTCAGACATCACTTCGAAGCCGATTGACTGGTAAAAACGCTTAGATAAATCGAAGTCTTTCGCGGGTACAAAAGGCTTAATTTCTGAGACTTTGAGGTTTTCCATCCTACATCCTTATAGTGTTGATATTCTTGTGCTGACACGCTTGACGATTAAAACGTTTATTCTGAGCCCTGCTGAAATGAGTCGACTTCGGCTTTGGTTAAATAACGCCACTGACCTGCTTCAACATCTAAACGAACATCACCAATCTGTTCACGGTGAAGGCCAACAACTCGATTACCTACCGCGGCAAACATTCGTTTAACTTGATGGAACTTACCTTCTGTAATGGTCAACAGCACCTCTTTACTGCTAATCACTTCGAGCTCTGCCGGACGCGTCAGTTTTTGCTCGCCTTGCAATGGAATGCCCGCTTTGAACTTATCAGCGACATCGTCTTTAATGTCTCGTGACAATGTCACGCTGTACACCTTCTTACATGACTTGGTTGGCAGTGTGATGTTGAATGACCAGCGCCCGTCATCAGTAATCAAGACTAAGCCTGTAGTGTCGGCATCTAAGCGCCCTGCTATGTGCAGTTCTGACGCTTTGTCTATCTCGATATAGTTGAACAGTGAAGGATAAACTTCGTCGATATTGGAGCAGATAGTACCCGCTGGCTTGTGCATTAGGAGGTACCGAAATTCACGCAACTTAAGCAGAGTACCATTCAACAAAATGGTGTTGCTTTCATGAACCTGAGCCGATTCATCGGTAATTACTCCATTGTTTACGTTCACCTCGCCATTATGGATGCGTTCAATCGCTTCAGGCTTGGTTAGGTCAGTGCTTTTACATAGATATTTATCAAGGCGCATTAATCGTCGGCACCACATTTAGCACAAGGCTTGTAGGTACGGTCGCCTTGAGCAATCACCACATAGTCTCGAACGCAGTTATCACATAGCGCCAACTTTGGGTAAGCGTCTTTCTGTTTCTTTGCGTTGATGTTGCCTTCGGTGGTGTATACGGTTCTCATTTTGATGCCTTTGTTTTAATAACTTGCTAGGCGCAAATTGTATCACTGTTTACAACCTTGTTTGGAGTAGTGTTAGGTAGTTAAAGTAATATTAAGTACTTCTATTTTAGGCTCCCGTCCGAAACAGTTTAACCATGAACAACAAAGTCAACGTGCCAGGCCTATCAGTGGTAAAATGATAAAAGCTCACCAACTTATGAAGTCGATAATGAAAGATTGTAATCAATGCGGAAAATGCTGTATCAAATACGGAGATGGTGACCTTGCCGCGACTCAAGAAGAGATCGATTTGTGGGAGCTGTTCAACCCAGGCATCTTTGAATATGTTCGAGGAAGCGAGATCTGGTTTGACCCTGAATCTGGTGAACGTTTAACTCGATGCCCTTTTCTGGAGCTGGTTCCGACGAAAGATACCAAGGCTCAAGCCAAGTACACATGTCGTATTTACTTAGACAGACCAGAAGATTGCAGACACTATCCAAGCCTGATTAATGAGATGGTACGAGATGAGTGTGAAATGATTGAGGTGGTGGATTTACAAGACACGAAGAAAGCTCAAAGGAAACTCGATCTGTTGATGAAAGACAGCCGCCCTCCAAGCTATTCGTAAGCGATGATCTTTTGAAGATCAATTTTCAGCATTAGCTAATATGTAATAATACAGCTAATAGCTGCTAAAACCTTAAGCCAAATACTGGTTCGCTTCTAACCAATCAAGCGCAACCAGTGCTGCCAATGAACATACTGATCTGTCGTTGCCATCAACAAACTTCAGCTCTTCGATTTCGGCATCTGGAGACAATTCACCTGTATAGTCAGCAAGATAACAAGTCAATTGCACTGATACGCCTTCCGCTTTGCCATCAGCTTGGCCTGTAAACGTCTCGACGTATTTGATGGAATCAGGCACTAAATCGACTG is drawn from Vibrio sp. SNU_ST1 and contains these coding sequences:
- a CDS encoding GFA family protein; amino-acid sequence: MKGKGKCLCGSVELEVEYASNELGACHCNMCRNWSGGPMLVIDCADSVKISGESNVVRYKSSDWAERGFCGKCGTHLFYFLVPNNQYHLPVGLLMSGGDYKLTHQIFIDEKPEYYEFKNETQNMTGAEVFAHFESGE
- a CDS encoding VOC family protein, translating into MENLKVSEIKPFVPAKDFDLSKRFYQSIGFEVMSEFHDIAYLRHGSCAFLLQNFYEPAHCRNYMMHLLVEDVKSWYQHIQNSNVVSEFEVTVSEVVEQPWGMLEFCITDPSGVLWRVAENIRPR
- a CDS encoding pseudouridine synthase; its protein translation is MRLDKYLCKSTDLTKPEAIERIHNGEVNVNNGVITDESAQVHESNTILLNGTLLKLREFRYLLMHKPAGTICSNIDEVYPSLFNYIEIDKASELHIAGRLDADTTGLVLITDDGRWSFNITLPTKSCKKVYSVTLSRDIKDDVADKFKAGIPLQGEQKLTRPAELEVISSKEVLLTITEGKFHQVKRMFAAVGNRVVGLHREQIGDVRLDVEAGQWRYLTKAEVDSFQQGSE
- a CDS encoding YkgJ family cysteine cluster protein encodes the protein MKDCNQCGKCCIKYGDGDLAATQEEIDLWELFNPGIFEYVRGSEIWFDPESGERLTRCPFLELVPTKDTKAQAKYTCRIYLDRPEDCRHYPSLINEMVRDECEMIEVVDLQDTKKAQRKLDLLMKDSRPPSYS
- a CDS encoding NUDIX domain-containing protein — translated: MHKVIDKLAWIFIKDGKLLMVRSKGKELFYLPGGKREAGESDEQALVREIKEEISVDLVPDSIKYVETFTGQADGKAEGVSVQLTCYLADYTGELSPDAEIEELKFVDGNDRSVCSLAALVALDWLEANQYLA